The following proteins come from a genomic window of Lolium rigidum isolate FL_2022 chromosome 5, APGP_CSIRO_Lrig_0.1, whole genome shotgun sequence:
- the LOC124656993 gene encoding mitochondrial phosphate carrier protein 3, mitochondrial-like → MAPRQPLLPSFLYAPSKPGGAGGVPDGRGAGGVVAGSPSEPIFGQIKMFSPAYYAACGIGGAAACGLTHAAVTPMDVIKCNMQIDPAKYRSISSGFGIVLKEQGFRGFYRGWAPTFLGYSAQGAYKYGLYEVFKKKYSDMAGPEYAAQYKTLIYLAGSASAEVLADVVLCPMEAVKVRVQTQPGYAKGLRDGFPKMVRSEGYLGLLRGIVPLWGRQIPYTMMKFATYENIVEMAYKHLIPTPKDQTSKPVQLGVSFGSGYVAGVFCAAVSHPADNLVSFLNNAKGATVGDAVKNLGVWGLFTRGLPLRILMIGTLTGTQWVIYDAFKVMAGFPTTGGAPAAVRKEELTEGQASA, encoded by the exons ATGGCGCCGCGCCAGCCGCTGCTCCCGAGCTTCCTCTACGCGCCGTCCAAAccaggcggcgccggcggcgtaccggacgggaggggcgccggcggcgTCGTCGCCGGGTCGCCGAGCGAGCCGATCTTCGGGCAAATCAAGATGTTCTCGCCGGCGTACTACGCGGCCTGCGGCATCGGAGGCGCCGCCGCGTGCGGGCTCACGCACGCCGCCGTCACGCCGATGGATGTCATCAAGTGCAACATGCAG ATCGACCCGGCCAAGTACAGGAGCATCTCGTCGGGGTTCGGCATCGTGCTGAAGGAGCAGGGCTTCCGCGGTTTCTACCGTGGTTGGGCGCCGACCTTCCTGGGGTACAGCGCGCAGGGCGCATACAAGTACGGCTTGTAcgaggtgttcaagaagaagtacAGCGACATGGCCGGCCCGGAGTACGCCGCCCAGTACAAGACCCTGATCTAcctcgccggctccgcctccgccgaGGTCCTCGCCGACGTCGTGCTCTGCCCCATGGAGGCCGTCAAGGTCAGGGTGCAGACGCAGCCAGGCTACGCCAAGGGCCTGCGCGACGGGTTCCCCAAGATGGTCAGGTCTGAAGGCTATTTAGG ACTATTAAGAGGAATAGTTCCTCTTTGGGGGCGACAGATTCCAT ACACCATGATGAAGTTCGCGACGTACGAGAACATCGTGGAGATGGCGTACAAGCACCTCATCCCCACCCCGAAGGACCAGACCAGCAAGCCTGTTCAGCTGGGCGTGAGCTTCGGGAGCGGCTACGTCGCCGGAGTCTTCTGCGCTGCCGTATCGCACCCCGCAGACAACCTGGTCTCCTTTCTCAACAACGCCAAGGGCGCTACCGTTGGAGAT GCTGTCAAGAACCTTGGCGTCTGGGGCCTCTTCACGCGCGGTCTTCCTCTTCGTATCCTCATGATCGGTACACTGACTGGTACTCAGTGGGTGATCTATGATGCATTCAAAGTCATGGCTGGATT CCCAACAACCGGTGGAGCTCCTGCTGCCGTGCGAAAGGAAGAATTGACAGAAGGGCAAGCCTCTGCTTAA